A stretch of DNA from Streptomyces venezuelae:
CCCACGCGCAGGCGGACCTGGCCGAGCACGGGGACGAGCGCCGGGCCACCACCCGAATCTTCGGCTCCCGCCCCGGCACCTACGGCGCGGGAATCCTCCAGCTGATCGACAGCCGGGACTGGCGCACCGACGCCGACCTCGCCGAGGTGTACACGGTGTGGGGCGGTTATGCGTATGGCCGCGGGCTGGAGGGCCGGCCGGCCCGCGCCGAGATGGAGTCGGCGTACAAGCGGATCACGGTGGCGGCGAAGAACACCGACACCCGCGAGCACGACATCGCCGACTCCGACGACTACTTCCAGTACCACGGCGGCATGGTGGCCACGGTGCGCGCGCTGCGGGGCACCGCCCCGGAGGCGTACATCGGCGACTCGACCCGCCCGGAGACGGTCCGGACCCGCACCCTGGTCGAGGAGACCTCGCGGGTGTTCCGGGCCCGGGTGGTGAACCCCAAGTGGATCGAGGCGATGCGCCGCCACGGCTACAAGGGCGCCTTCGAGCTGGCGGCGACGGTGGACTACCTGTTCGGGTACGACGCCACGACGGGCGTGGTCGCGGACTGGATGTACGACAAGCTGACCGAGACGTACGTCCTGGACCCGCAGAACCAGGCCTTCCTGAAGGAGGCCAACCCCTGGGCCCTGCACGGGATCGCGGAGCGGCTGCTGGAGGCCGAGTCCCGCGGCCTGTGGGAGAAGCCGGACCCGCAGATCCTGGAGGCCCTGCGCGAGGTGTACCTGGACACCGAGGGCGGCCTGGAGGGCGAGGCGGAATAGCCGCCTCCGCCGCCGTCGCGCGCCGCGGCCGGCCGGTCATCCGGCCGGCTGCGGCACCGGATTTCGTCCTCCTCTGCGCAGCGGAAGATCACCGAAGGCGGCGTCGTTGGGGGTGAGCTCGACGGTCCGGGCGCTCTTGTACTCGTTGACGAGGATCGAGCGGTGGCGCGCCGTACGGTTGGTGCTGGCCCGGTGGACGGTGAGGCAGTGCAGGAAGAGAACCGATCCCGGGCGCGCCAGGACGGGTTTTGCTTCGTGCTCTTCGGGCCCGGGACCGGGCTCGCAGCGGCGATGGGACCCCGGCCAGACGAGCGTGGCACCGGACTCGGCATCCATCTCGTCGAGGTAGATCAGCGCGGTGACCAGCTCCGGGAGAGTGTGCTGATCGGTGTCCAGGTCACGGTGCCAGCCTTCTTCGGCCTGGAGCCCCGCGGGGCGCAGCCGGGCGAACCCCATGTGGAAATTGATGTCGGGTCCCAGCAGTTCACTGACGACGTCGAGGATCCGCGCGTCGTGGATCAGGGAGTACCAGGCGTCCCCGGCCAGCGGGGTGTTGACAATCTTCCAGACCGCGTACGGGTTGTAGGGGTCGAGGTTCGGCAGGGGCCGGTCCGACGCCGCGTGGATGTACAGGCGAGGATGCCCCGGAACTGGCGGGTCGATGAGGTCGGAGAGCATTTTCTTCATCCGTGCCACTTCACCCTCGGAGAAAATGTCCAGCACGAGATATCCGTCGCGCTCGAACGCGGCCAGGTTGTCCACTGTCGGGCTCCTCACGAAGTAAGTGACTATGAACCGGTTCCGCTGTAGCGGGCCAGGCCGCGCCTCCACAACATGACCGCCGGAACCATGAGCAGGGGGCCCGCCATCGGGCAGAGCCAGACGATGGGCGAATCCGTCTTGCCGAGAATGTAGAGGCAGGGGTAGTAACCGACGAAGGCGAACGGGACGACCGTGGAGAATACGGCGACGATCCATTTCGGGTAGAAGCTCATCGGCAGCTGGGCGAAGCTGTCGAACCGCCAGATCAGCATGCTCAGCATCGCGTCATGCCGCAGCCAGAACGACAAGGAGGTGACCGCCAGGTGCACGGCTGCGAAGACGAGCGCCGCACCGATGAGTGCGACGGGTATGAACAACACGACCACTGCGGAGAGTTCGGCGCCGCTGTAGTGAAGGGCGGCACCCATCATCCCGAGGCCGATCACGATCTCGATCCAGACGTCCGTGTCGACCTTTGAGAAGAGGATGAGCATCAGAGGACTTGTCGGCCGCACCAGATAGTGATCGACTTCTCCGCCCCGGATCATGTCGGGGATGTCCAGGGTGCCGTAGAAGACGGTGTTCCACAGTGCACGGGCCACAGTCGTGAATCCTGTGAGCACCGCCCACTGGGCCAGCGTCCAACCGTGAACGACACCCGCGGTCGACAGCGCCAGCATGAACACTGCGGCACCGGAGACCGCCTGCACCAGGGCCCCGAGGTTCGCGAGCACCACCTCTCCGGGGTGTACCAAGTGGCTGCGGAAATTCATCCGTGTGGCAAACAGTGCAACATCCAGGGTCTTCTTCAGCTCTACGATGCGCTCAGCCACCGGCAATCACCAGCTTTCGCAATCCGCGCCGGGTGTACAGGGCGCTCGCAGCGGTCAGCGTCACCGCCCAGCAGATGCCGATGGCGATGACGCGCCCGTCCACGAACGGGTCCTTCACCAAGGTGCCGAGCGGTGTGTAGAAGCCGTGTACGAAGGGGGTCCACACCACCGCATCGCGTATGGCCCCGGGATAGAGGGATACCGGCATCATCGAGCCCCCCAGCAGAAGCAGGAGCGCTTCCCGCACTTCGTTGAGACCGTCGACGCGGCGGATGAAGAATGCCGAAAGCCCTATCATGTAACTGAGATTGAAGAGGACCACGAAGGCGATCACGCTCGTGAGAGCGAGTCGCAAGGCATGCCCGGACCCGAGCTGGAAGGGAACGAGCAATGCGCCTCCCAGGACAGCCGCCGGCAGACCCACCAGTGCCGTAATGCCCAGGGAGCGGCCGAGCGCGACCGAGAACCACTGCGTGAAGAACCCCATCGGCATGAGCAGCTCGGTGGTGATCCGACCATCCCTGATCTTGGCCTCGAGCTGGCGGGCCAGTCCGAGATTGGGCAGGCACAGCACCCATACGGTCCCCGCCGCGGCGTACGTCATGGTCTGGCGCAGGCTCAGCCACCCCGCCGGCGGCGTGTCGCCCCCTGCATACACCGCCGTCCACAGTGCACCCTGGAGGCCGATCAGCAGCAGGGCACCGAAACCTTGCGAGAAGGCCCTGGTCCGGTAGTGGAAGGAGAGTCTTATCTGCATGTGGGCCACGGCCAGGTGAGCGCGGCAGGTGCGCCACGTCCGCTCCATCAATCGGCCTTTGCGTAGAGGTCTTTGATGAGCTGCTCCAGACTTGGAGCCTCCAACTGAACATCTTCGACCAGAGGATCGGAGAACAGTGTCGACAGGATCTCCCCGGGAAGATCTCCTCGCGCGTACTCGAACGTGGTGACGGTCCGGGCCGCCTCCCCGACAGGCCTCAGCCCGGGCGCAGAGGGCAGCCGGTGTCCTTCGGCGTGGTGGACGACCAGCCGACGCCTGCCACCCCCGACACCCTTCAAATCGGCGATCTTGCCGTCATACACGAGACGGCCGGCGTCGATCATGATGATCCGGTCGCAGATGACCTCCACGTCCCGCAGGTCGTGGCTGGCCATCACGATGGTCGGACCGCCGTCCTGCCGGATTTCCTTCAGGAGGTCGCAAATCGCCTCGCGCGCGAAGATGTCCAGCCCGATCGTGGGCTCGTCCAGGAGCAGCAGCCTCGGTGCGTGAAGCAGGGTCCCCACCAACTCCGCGCGGGTCCTGTTTCCGAGCGAAAGTTCGCGCACCGGGGTGTTGAGATGGCGGCCGATGTCGAGTCGGGCCACCAGCTGTTCGCTGCGCCGACGGAACAGTTTCGGATCGATGCCGTAGACACGCCGGAGGAGCTCGTAGGAGTCCTTCACCGGCAGGTCCCACCAGAGACTGGATCGTTGAGCTGCCAGGTATCCCAGGTCCGCGGAGAGCCTCCGGCGCTCGCGGTGGGGATCCCGGCCATCCACCATGACCTGTCCCCGGGTCGGCGTGAGGATGCCGGCGATGAGCTTCATGGTCGTGGACTTGCCGGCGCCGTTCAGCCCGATGTATCCGACCGACTCGCCTGACTCGATTCGGAGGTCGATGCCGCGCAGGGCCTCGACCTCACTGCGTTCCCGGCGCATGAGACGGGCCAGCCGGGGACCCGTTTCCGGACGTCGCCGCACCTCGTAGGAGCGCCGTACGCCATCCAGCTGGACTTTCATTCTTCCTTCCCTGGCCCAGGGTTGATGCCCAGTCGGTCGATGGCCGCCACGTCGGCGGGTGCGAGCGGGGAGCCGGACGTGTCCAGATTCTCGGCGAGGTGCGTACGGGAGACGGATTTGACCACCACGGGCACGCCGTGTGCCCGATGCCAACGCAGCAGTACCTGCGGCACGCTGCAGCCGTGCCGGTCGGCGATCGCACGCAGCACGGGATGAGCCGGAGAGTTTTCGCTGTAGGGACTGTGGGCCTGGGTCACGATGCCATGCGCCGTGTGATGGGGCGCGAGCTCCACGTCGTAGTAACGCGGACCGAAAGCGACCTGGTTCACTGCGGGCACCACGCCCGAGGCCCGGATCAGCTCGTCGACCTGCGCGGGACGGAAGTTGCTCACGCCGATGGCCCTGACCAGGCCTTCGTCTCGAGCCTCGATAAAGCGTTCCCAGATGCGCAGCGACCCCTCGGCGTCCAAAGGCGCGTGGATCAGCCACAGATCGACGTAGCCGACGCCCAGGAGATCGAGGCTCGTACGGAGTGCTTCCCGTTCCCGGCCCGCGCACTCCTCGGGAAACTTCGTCACGATCAGCAGTTCGCTCCTGTCGATGCCGCTCGCGCGGATCCCCGTTCCGACCGCTTCCTCGTTGGAGTAGGCGGTCGCAGTGTCGATGAGCCGGTAACCGAGTTCGATCCCTTCACGCACGCCGCGTTCGGCTGTCTCGCCATGCATCTGCCAGGTGCCCAGACCGACGGCGGGAAGGCCGAACGGCAGGGACGTCACGCTCACGCGGCACCGCCTTCTCCGAGCCGGGCGAGCGTTTCACCCACAGCGAGGAGCAGCTCACGCGCCGCGGTGTCCCCGAGCACCTCGAAGTACCTCAGTGCGAACTCCATGTTGCAGTCGTTGATGAAGTTGCTCGTCACGGCGATCGAACCGGTGATGTTGTGCACTTCATGGGCCCAGCCACTCGGTGTCACCACTATGTCACCCGGCTCCTGGACGAACTCCAGGCGCTGCCGGCCCACGCCCGTGGCCCGCGGCGAACAGCCGGGCGGGAGCAGGCCCCACTCCTCCGCACGCTCAGGGGGGTGGAAGGTCCATCGTTTCGCCCCCGCACACAGCAGGTTCCACGCGGCGCTCGCCATCACGTCGACGTGCATCGGCGAACCCGTGCCGGCTGCGCCGATCATCATCCAGGTCCAGTCGGGGCGGGCATCGGGTTCGATTGCCAGGAGCCAGTTGAGGCGCCGCACATCTCTCGGTATGAGGGCGATGAGCGCGGGGTCGAAGTCCGACACCAGTTGATTGCGCAGGTAGAGACCCTTCGGGCGGCGGGCGCTCATGTCGTCGAGGACGGCCGACAGGGGCACCGTCACGGGGCGGCGGTCACGGTCCTCAGCCTCCACCTGGCGGTCGGGGCGCTCACGCAGGTACTGCTGCTGGAGCGCTGTGAATACCGGCCAGTGGGTGCCGGCTCCCCGCAGCAACACCGGCTCAGCACTACAGAGCAACCCGGAGACCGAACCGCTCTCAGGCGTACCCGGGATGTCAGGCATAGAAGGGGTCGACACGGGCCACCTCCGTCCGCTGCCGGCGCCAGTCGTCGCGATGCCCCTCCAGCGCCTCGTCGCCGTACTCGTCCTCGATGTCGACCCGTGCTCGGAGAGCCTGCTGAAGGTTTTCCCGTTCGGACATGCACCGTGCGCGCTTGGCCGTCAGCTTCTCCATGACCGCGTCGGCCGAGTCCGCCCTTCTGAACGGGGCCTCGGGCACGGTGACGGTACACATGGGCGCCGCCCAGCACGTCGTACAGGAACTCGCCTGAACGGCATCGCGGAACATGGCCAGCTGCTCAACGCCGGCCACGGGGTCGACACCCCTGTCGGTGTGACCGACAGCGAACTCGGGTGATTGGTATTCGTATGATGAATAAAGGGTTCCGTCCGACCCGAGCACCAAATACTCGTTGCCGGGGATGAGCTGCATACCGAGCAAGTGCCCCAGCCGTGCACCGCCTTCACGTCCTGGCTGGTTGAGGACACGGTGGAACGAGCGGTGCAGGAAGCCGTGACTGAACGCGAAGTGATATCGCCCCGACTGCTCTCGTTCGCCGTGCGGACGACCGTGAGACCGGACGAAGATGTCCCAAACCCGGCGCTGCTCGTTGAATATCTGCTCGAAATCCGAGTAGGACTGATCCCCTCCCGGCAGGAGCAGATCGAAGTCCCAGGCCAGGGCACGATGCGCGGCGGGCCACTCCGAAAAGTACTGGTACAGGCGTGAGGCATCGAGCGGAGCCGACAGCACACAGATGAGCGCAACCCGCGAAGAGAAATAGTCCGGCCAGTTCTCGGCCAGCCAGTCCGTGCGCTCGCGTACTCGTTCGTGCGTACCCTTTCCGCGCCGGTCGACGCGGTAGCGGTCGTGGTTGGGGCCGTCGATGGAGATGTTGAGATAGATGTCGTGTTCGATGAAGAACTCGACCATCTTCCGGGTGAGCAGCATCCCGTTCGAGTTCACCTGGAGAACCAGGTTCTCCAAACGGGCCCCGACCTCGCGCTTTCGCTCCTCAAGGACCAGAACGGCCTTCTTTATCTCGTCGAAGGCAAGGAGCGGCTCGCCGCCGAAGAAGTAGACTGCCCGCGGAGCGGATTCCAGTTTCTCTTCACCGGTCACGAACAGGTCGATGGCCGCCTTCACCATGTCGGCCTGTGGCGATGCCGTCTGGTGCGGGCGCGTCTCGGAGTAGGCGCCGCCGTAGTAGCAGTATGTGCAGCGGATATTGCACTGCTCCGTGGGATTGAGCATCAGGACGCGGACACGAGGAGTGTCGACACGCGCATCGGCGGGCAGTTCCGGAAAGCTCCAGCCGCCTTCCTCGAACGGGGCGACCAGCAGCATCAGCCTGCTGATGTCCGAGGCCGAGCGCTCCTCCCAGTCCACCGACCGGAGCAGGTCCGCCTCTCCTTGGCTGATTTCATGAATCCTGCCCGTGACAGGTGTATAGAGGTGGAAGCGGTCCGTTCCCCGGTCGCTCTGCCAGACCTTGTATATCCACGTACGCCCCTGATGGACACGCACCGTGACATCACGTTCTCCGGCGTTGCTGCCCGTTGCGGTCGTCCCGTTCACTGTCATGACCGGCCGGTCGTGTTGCGAGATCAGCTCGATCTGCCAGTCGTGCAGGGACCGGATCCCTGAGTGCACGGTGGTTTGCGCGTCCAGTGCGGTCGTTTCGGTACTCATCCGGTCCTCTTCCGTTCCTGAGGGAACTCCAGCAGTGCGCGCAGGCATGTCATGACCGTCGCCGACACCGTCGCACTGGTGGCGCGGTTCTCCCTGTCGTCCTGGAGGGCTTCGACGATGTCCACCGCCACCACCCGCCGGGTGCGGCAGACGTGTTCGACGGCAGTGAGCAGTTCCCGCAGCCGGTAGCCGCCGGCCTCCGGATGTCCGGTCGCCGGGAACTCGGCCGGATCGATCACGTCCAGGTCGATCGACAGATAGGTCGGCCGGTTGTCCCAGGTCGTCGCGGGATCCGGGCGGTAGGAGTAGGTGCAGCGAAGGTCCTCGGGCAGCGGACCACACGCGGCGGGCAGATACGTGCGTATGCCGTACAGCTCGGCACCCGAGATCACGTCCTTCTGGAGCAGGTGCCCCAGGAAATCGGCGTGGGTGATGTCCGTGACGTCCGGCATCGGGCGGGCATTGAAGTCGCAGTGCGCATCGAAACACACGAAGTGAAGGGGTCCGTGCACGGCCGCCGCTCCCGTCGCTGCGGGGGCCGACAGGCTGTGGTCACCGCCGATGAACACGGGAACGCTGGCCACCTTGGCAAGCTGCTCGGACAACCGGGCCAGAGCCCGGTAGTAGGCACCCCTGGAGACCCGCGGATCGATCGGTACGTCGCCCAAGTCGCCGACGTCGAATACCTTGCGTCCGGAAAGCACCAGGTCACGGGTGACGGGATCGATCAGCCCACCCAGGGCACCGGTGTCGTCAACCGCCCATTCGTGCGTGGAGCTGAGCTTGCGGAAGATCTCCGGACCATGGCGCTGACCGGGTACTCCCGGGACTCCGGCGTCGAATGGCAGCCCCAAGATGACTGCGTCGGCCCGCAGTTCACCGGAGAGTACGGTGTCCATCTCCGCGGAGGGAAGCCCGAGCGCTCCCATGCCGCGGCGGAACAGGGCCGTCACCGGGCCGGCTCTCGCTCTGTGCGGGAGGCTCTCTCACCGGACACGGTCACCAGACGGGACTGCAGCAGGGCCGAGACCAGCGCCGAGACGGACCCGACGGGGCTTCCGGTGCGATCGGCCAACTCGGCCACGGTGATGCGGCGTTCCTCGATGAGGATCTCGATGAACGCCAGGTACGCAGCGGGCAGTGCGAAGCTCTGGTCAGCGGTGGTGACGACCACCTGGTCCGCCTCCACCTGCACCACGGGGGGAAGGACGGGCACCAGTTCCACCACTGTGTCACCCGACGGCCGGGCCTTCATCACGTTCCAGGGCAGGCTCGCCAGGTCGCGGCCCCCGGAGCCGCGCCGCTCCGCAGCAAAGAACTCGCCCAGTGGCAGACTCTTCGCCTCGGCCAGAAACACCTCGAGAATCCGCTCGGCCTGTGCCTGTTGGGCTTCGGGCGTGCCTGCACGGTCCAGACTGCCGCGGATCTCCACGCGGGACAGCGCCTGGCGCGTGACCCAGCGCAGCCAGTCGTATCCCGTACGCCGGGTGAAGGTGAAAGTGAGATGCAGGCTGGTCTCACCGCCACCTCGCACCGTGTGCCACCAGCCCCGGGGTACGTGGATCACGTCTCCTGGAACCAGCGTC
This window harbors:
- a CDS encoding aldo/keto reductase; the encoded protein is MSVTSLPFGLPAVGLGTWQMHGETAERGVREGIELGYRLIDTATAYSNEEAVGTGIRASGIDRSELLIVTKFPEECAGREREALRTSLDLLGVGYVDLWLIHAPLDAEGSLRIWERFIEARDEGLVRAIGVSNFRPAQVDELIRASGVVPAVNQVAFGPRYYDVELAPHHTAHGIVTQAHSPYSENSPAHPVLRAIADRHGCSVPQVLLRWHRAHGVPVVVKSVSRTHLAENLDTSGSPLAPADVAAIDRLGINPGPGKEE
- a CDS encoding ABC transporter permease yields the protein MAERIVELKKTLDVALFATRMNFRSHLVHPGEVVLANLGALVQAVSGAAVFMLALSTAGVVHGWTLAQWAVLTGFTTVARALWNTVFYGTLDIPDMIRGGEVDHYLVRPTSPLMLILFSKVDTDVWIEIVIGLGMMGAALHYSGAELSAVVVLFIPVALIGAALVFAAVHLAVTSLSFWLRHDAMLSMLIWRFDSFAQLPMSFYPKWIVAVFSTVVPFAFVGYYPCLYILGKTDSPIVWLCPMAGPLLMVPAVMLWRRGLARYSGTGS
- a CDS encoding JmjC domain-containing protein, whose product is MTTLASRFGRALSDELGGDFAAHQVGNEVVFKHLDPALLEECFSWEGLNEILSRGSAEPAEFLLYADGRALSEHRYMVTRGGRRVFDLSKMFALMRSGASLIIDSLDRIHPGVRVATDDIMRITGENSACNLFVTFDDAQAFPSHFDEVDTFVVQVLGTKRWQIHGPSEEFPLPEYGDSDPVNCPESVLFERTLVPGDVIHVPRGWWHTVRGGGETSLHLTFTFTRRTGYDWLRWVTRQALSRVEIRGSLDRAGTPEAQQAQAERILEVFLAEAKSLPLGEFFAAERRGSGGRDLASLPWNVMKARPSGDTVVELVPVLPPVVQVEADQVVVTTADQSFALPAAYLAFIEILIEERRITVAELADRTGSPVGSVSALVSALLQSRLVTVSGERASRTEREPAR
- a CDS encoding ATP-binding cassette domain-containing protein, with product MKVQLDGVRRSYEVRRRPETGPRLARLMRRERSEVEALRGIDLRIESGESVGYIGLNGAGKSTTMKLIAGILTPTRGQVMVDGRDPHRERRRLSADLGYLAAQRSSLWWDLPVKDSYELLRRVYGIDPKLFRRRSEQLVARLDIGRHLNTPVRELSLGNRTRAELVGTLLHAPRLLLLDEPTIGLDIFAREAICDLLKEIRQDGGPTIVMASHDLRDVEVICDRIIMIDAGRLVYDGKIADLKGVGGGRRRLVVHHAEGHRLPSAPGLRPVGEAARTVTTFEYARGDLPGEILSTLFSDPLVEDVQLEAPSLEQLIKDLYAKAD
- a CDS encoding cupin-like domain-containing protein produces the protein MPDIPGTPESGSVSGLLCSAEPVLLRGAGTHWPVFTALQQQYLRERPDRQVEAEDRDRRPVTVPLSAVLDDMSARRPKGLYLRNQLVSDFDPALIALIPRDVRRLNWLLAIEPDARPDWTWMMIGAAGTGSPMHVDVMASAAWNLLCAGAKRWTFHPPERAEEWGLLPPGCSPRATGVGRQRLEFVQEPGDIVVTPSGWAHEVHNITGSIAVTSNFINDCNMEFALRYFEVLGDTAARELLLAVGETLARLGEGGAA
- a CDS encoding ABC transporter permease; its protein translation is MERTWRTCRAHLAVAHMQIRLSFHYRTRAFSQGFGALLLIGLQGALWTAVYAGGDTPPAGWLSLRQTMTYAAAGTVWVLCLPNLGLARQLEAKIRDGRITTELLMPMGFFTQWFSVALGRSLGITALVGLPAAVLGGALLVPFQLGSGHALRLALTSVIAFVVLFNLSYMIGLSAFFIRRVDGLNEVREALLLLLGGSMMPVSLYPGAIRDAVVWTPFVHGFYTPLGTLVKDPFVDGRVIAIGICWAVTLTAASALYTRRGLRKLVIAGG
- a CDS encoding radical SAM protein, encoding MSTETTALDAQTTVHSGIRSLHDWQIELISQHDRPVMTVNGTTATGSNAGERDVTVRVHQGRTWIYKVWQSDRGTDRFHLYTPVTGRIHEISQGEADLLRSVDWEERSASDISRLMLLVAPFEEGGWSFPELPADARVDTPRVRVLMLNPTEQCNIRCTYCYYGGAYSETRPHQTASPQADMVKAAIDLFVTGEEKLESAPRAVYFFGGEPLLAFDEIKKAVLVLEERKREVGARLENLVLQVNSNGMLLTRKMVEFFIEHDIYLNISIDGPNHDRYRVDRRGKGTHERVRERTDWLAENWPDYFSSRVALICVLSAPLDASRLYQYFSEWPAAHRALAWDFDLLLPGGDQSYSDFEQIFNEQRRVWDIFVRSHGRPHGEREQSGRYHFAFSHGFLHRSFHRVLNQPGREGGARLGHLLGMQLIPGNEYLVLGSDGTLYSSYEYQSPEFAVGHTDRGVDPVAGVEQLAMFRDAVQASSCTTCWAAPMCTVTVPEAPFRRADSADAVMEKLTAKRARCMSERENLQQALRARVDIEDEYGDEALEGHRDDWRRQRTEVARVDPFYA
- a CDS encoding phytanoyl-CoA dioxygenase family protein produces the protein MDNLAAFERDGYLVLDIFSEGEVARMKKMLSDLIDPPVPGHPRLYIHAASDRPLPNLDPYNPYAVWKIVNTPLAGDAWYSLIHDARILDVVSELLGPDINFHMGFARLRPAGLQAEEGWHRDLDTDQHTLPELVTALIYLDEMDAESGATLVWPGSHRRCEPGPGPEEHEAKPVLARPGSVLFLHCLTVHRASTNRTARHRSILVNEYKSARTVELTPNDAAFGDLPLRRGGRNPVPQPAG
- a CDS encoding arginase family protein, with amino-acid sequence MDTVLSGELRADAVILGLPFDAGVPGVPGQRHGPEIFRKLSSTHEWAVDDTGALGGLIDPVTRDLVLSGRKVFDVGDLGDVPIDPRVSRGAYYRALARLSEQLAKVASVPVFIGGDHSLSAPAATGAAAVHGPLHFVCFDAHCDFNARPMPDVTDITHADFLGHLLQKDVISGAELYGIRTYLPAACGPLPEDLRCTYSYRPDPATTWDNRPTYLSIDLDVIDPAEFPATGHPEAGGYRLRELLTAVEHVCRTRRVVAVDIVEALQDDRENRATSATVSATVMTCLRALLEFPQERKRTG